cgccgccggcttggccaccgcccgcctcggtgttgtcgtccatggcggccgcccccaagtcggggtcctccagatcgtgctccgcccggtcggggacgaatcggcgctccgcgtccgacccgcctgcaggccgaagaagagggctctgtcgagacaagccgactagtcagagtcggccaaaaggaactcggcgacaaaactgagagaggagaaagagaaaaagagaacataccgtgggcggcgggtgAGCCCGGcaatacggctccttgccaaactgccactctgcggagagcttgcagttcgcaaggtagttcaccatatgggccacttcgtcgtgcggcatgtctttggtgcagatccgactcggatcgagctagccgctcatctgacagatcagatgagggcggctctggagcgggagcacccggcgcgtgacgaaggtggccagcaggtcgggccccgataagccctccgactggatcatcacccgcagtcgggcgacagctgcggctccagccggcgttaGCGTCACgacccgataggaccactggggccgcctacccGCCGGCGAGCCGGAttcgtaagccggcagattgacgtagtcgccttgcggggcgacgttcttcacatagaagtacgacttctgccatagcttcaccgactggatcagcgtgatgacggggaaggggttgtcggcagtcaccctccgcatcgcgatgaaggcgccactctgagccggcacgccctgcatgcgcgtgcccagcttggactggaagaactccccccagagctcgagggtggggaggacgccgaggtagccttcgcacaaggtgacgaaggcggacagcagcaccaccgtgttcgggggtgaggtggtgcggctggagttggtagaactcgagaaaggagcggaagaaggcgctagcgggcaagccgatgccgcgcaagaaatgcgagcggaagactacccgctcgccttcctccggctccggcataatctccttctccggcgcgagacggacccgcaccttgtCCGCGTCGGGCAGCcaccgcgtcttgcggaggaactcgacgtgatcctcgtggacgttggagccgtcccaatccccgccgtactgcatcgcggcgtagggctggcgagaatgagcgcggcggcggagaatCGAGTGGTAGAacggtgcggcggcgaggcgctgttgcaagaaagagcagaaggaagaagatggcggagaggggaggggcgtgcgagcgcctgccgcttcccccctccccctacttatagcttcgcacggtgaagccgaggaggcgaggcgtggggtgagacgtgggtttaactgcacccactcccccacgccccgcgattattatgccctaaaggcgtgccgacaccgccgcaggaagacgtgcgggcggctttgggccgcagagaatccgcgcctggccCCGGGCGTAGGAGTGGCGGGCCCCAGACTTGCGGCGatgtcccgtcgcgcgcgtgggctggcaggttttttagccaagggatgccacgtggttcgcaggcggcaggtggccggcccgcggcccggtgcgcgcgctggcagactcccgccctccgacttcaaAATTTtccgccaagacggcgcgcctagCCGAAGctggctcccagctgccggcttgtcaagataggaagctgaccgagcttctcgactcccgccccacctcgaagctcaatcagcttcggggactactgtcggagtaaatagccacgggtagcctaaccgactccccctggcttctcaagaaattatcaggccatttgagccttcaagcattcgaagcacagggccgcctttccctggccggctatcccaggggccgactctcagaaggcgacccattcccagaaacctcccccaagatagctacgagatggccgactccaggaagccggctccaaaaggaccgactcccaaaagccggccatgaagaacgccgactcccaaaagccggccatgaagaatgccgactccaagaagccggccaagaccgcacccaccaaaactacgcccacataacggagataagacggggcgtggccacagtacagcccactacctccgaatcccgaagcaggcatggccacaggaccccgtacgggtcagccatctcccgtccggcgcggcactgtagccatgttggcctcgacgtcatccacgacagatgccagtacggcccgtgggcggcgggccccctttagccagagagacgctcgaaggcagcccggcctcccctagtcggccgggggcgtagccggcccccagaagccggctaccccctctctcgaaacatgtgccacattaaggagacaagacgaggtaaggctacagtgagagcccacaaggcggcacactgtagccacgcttacctcgacaaagccctcgtcatcaggggcgaggctacagtaaccagccgccgacaagacccccaggcggtggggccggcctatcgaccaagaggccggcagtcggcgggacccaccagtcggcgggccccaatggccggcggagaagccggcgaacacagacactgatggctgggacccgcgcccagccggattacaattgtacccccggggggtaggcctatataaaccccccggggcacccatgcaaagggttggtctcatagagttacactcacaccatatagagaggaaagtgagagctagccttgctcttcttctccctcgaattcgacagctcaaggagcacttgtagctactcatttcgatctagtgatcatgcggagaccccgcagagcaggactaggggtgttatctccatggagagccccgaacctgggtaagattcgccggcgtgcatgtcttcgcctcatcccgttttcaggcaccgacgacgtcttactggctcccacaatgataagccacccattggcatatgtcgcacctaccacccgacaactGTCGTGAGGAACGCTTCGTCCCAAAACTTGAGCGGCATGAAGGCATGAGCAAGTAGAGAGAGACCAACTTCCACTATGTGTCTATGTTTCCGCTCCGCGGAGCCGTTCTGTTGATGAGCATGAGGGCAAGAAACGTGGTGTGTGATGCCAATGCGTTCAAAAAACGAGTTGAACCGTTGATATTCCCCACCCCAATCAGTTTGCATGGCAATGATCTTGCGATCAAAGAGACGTTCAACATGAGCTTGGAAAAGACGAAATTTCTCGAAGACATCAGATTTATTTTTGAGCAAATATATCCAGCTAAAATCATCGATAAAACTAACATAATATTTTTGTCTTCCTACAGAGACGGGTCCGGGACCCCACACATCTAAAAAAATAGCTCTAAAGGAGCTGCGGATTCACTAGTTGAACGAGAATAAGGTAACTGATGGCTGTTGGCCATCTGACATGCATCACACACTAGAAGGTGATCTTGTTTATTTGAAACAGGGAGGTTGAAGTTGCGAAGAATCTTTTGAACTATCGGAAGAGCGGGATGCCCTAGGCGCTTGTGCCACCGTGAGGTGGATGGTTTGATGGCAGCAAGGACTTGGCGTTGAGGAGCACTTTGCCGTCCGGTCACGGGGAACAAGCCCCATCTACTCTTGTTTTGCAGGATTGTCCTCCGGGTAGCCTGATCCTTAACAAGAAAGAATTCGAGGTGAAGTTCAATAAACACGTCATTATCACGCATAAGATTATAGGCAGAAAGGAGGCTCTGGTCTGCACTAGGAGCATGGAGGATATTGTTCAAGTGCAAGGAACCAGAGGGAGTAGACAATACCGAATGACCAATATTCGCTATGTCCATACCTTGACCACTAGCCGTGTGGATTTGGTCGGTGCCGGTGTAGCGATCACGGACGGCTAGTTTCTCCAGTTCGCTTGTAACATGGTCCGTGGCGCCGGTATCCAGATACCAGTTAGTATCTACGCCGTAGGAGTGAGCAGAGTTGGCAGCGCGAGGGTTGccacccccgccgccgccaccatgcCCACCATTGTCGCGtcaaccgccaccaccacctccagcgGGATTGCGCACGTTGTTGTTGTAGCTTTTGTCGAACCGTTTCCTGCAGCGCCATGCACCGTGGCCTTCCTCCTTGCAGATTTGGCAGCATTCGCGGTCACCACGATCACCGCGGTCACCACCATGTTGGCGCGGcgcaccaccaccgccaccattGCCCGGGTTGTCGGAGTAGTTGCCGCCGCCATAGCCACCACGTCTGCCACCCTGACCGCCGCGTCCGCCGCCGTAACCGCCCCGACCACCCTTTGCAGCGAGATTGGCGGAGTGGTGAGCGGTGTAGGCGGCGTGCTGGGCAGCGATCCGGGCCTCCGCAGACAGAAGTAGCGAAAAAAGTTCGCTGAGACCGATCGGCCGATCGTTCCCAGTGCGCGTGGAGATGGAGGTGACGAACCCGTTGTATTCGGGCTCGTGCATGAGTCCCTCAAGAATGTGTGAGACGATATCATCCTCTTCCAGGGGCTTTCCTGCAGCCGCAAGTTCATCCGCTAGCCCCTTCATCTTTGTGAAGTAAGCGGAAGCAGAGAGATCGCCCTTGCGGGCGTTGCCGATGGCGGAGCGGAGCTGAATCTGGCGCGCCCTGGACTGCGCGGAGAAGCTTTCAACCAGGGTTTGCCAGACGCCCGCGGCCGTGGTGTGATTGGACACCTGCATGAGTACTTGGCGGGACAGAGATGCAAGCGAAAAAGTAAGCGCATGTTGATCTTGGGTAACCCAGATCGCATGCTCTAGATTGGGCATCTCGGTGATCTCCTTCTTCCCGTTGGTGTCCTTCTCGGTGACGATGACAGCAGCGGGTTCCTTGATTGAGCCATCAAGGTAGCCCATCATCGCCGCGGCCCTGACGTGCGGGAGGACTTGTACCTTCGACACCAGGAAGTTGTCGCGGGTGAGTTTCTCCGTGATGGTGTGGCCGAGGGAGGCAAGCGAGGGCATGGCCATGGcgtgggaggaggaggaagatgacatGACCTAGATGAGATGGAAGAATTAGGCTCTGATACCATGTGAAAATAGATGGAAGCGCATGCTACTGCAGGGGCGCGCTACGTGTTAATAAAGGCCAGAGGCCGGCGCAGGATTACAGAGAGGTTAGGGTTAGGTTAGGTGTGGATTGATCTCCAAGCTAACTATCACAACAACCTAACCTATCCTAACAGATTACAACACACGCCACACCCTAACTATGTTACAAGGATATCAATGGTTGGGTGATGCAACACATTGAACCCATTAACAGTCACGCAAGGGGCGCCCGCTCGCGCATGCCACGTCGGCGCTGGACCCATGCGCTCACGTGAGACAAAAACGTATGCAGTTGCGTATTGGCCACAAAAATAGAGGGAGACATACGGTTGTTCCCAAATCTTCCTTCCCCAGATGCAGCCGTCGccttctcctcttccccacgCGAGCTCTCCTCTCCCCTTTCAGCGCCTCCTAGATAGGGTTACCGACGTCGCCCCCTATCCATGACCTGATTCGCGGAGGTGGCTGGTAGGTGCGCTAAGGTCGATggcgccgaggacgaggcagagcaGCAGaggtggttctgttgtgctgggTTGAGCGGCGGCCGGAGCGGGTCAGCCACAGCCACGGAGATGGCCGTCCGTGGAGTCGTCCTCATCCACAGAAGGGAAGGGAGGACGAGATGAAGAGCGCCACCGGGAGCAGATCTGGCCGTCGACGGCAAGAAGGCCATGCCTTCTTCCACCTCCGTGCGGTCACCCAGGTATGGAGCCATCTTCCTTCTCCATCTGCATGTGTGGAATTGAAAGAATTAGACTTAGATCACTGTATGTACATGGAGGTCAATTTTATATATGTCACCTGTACATGAGTTGCTGGTCATCTATGACATGCAGACAATTCCATCAGACTTGGCCAAAAATACCATCAATGTATCACCTGTACATATGTTTAGGGCTGATGCACCCGTCTAAATGAAGTAAGGCACACAAGTAGTAATTTATTTTGCTAATTGTTGCCCTAGCCATAGATTTTTGAATTATGGTCTTCTAATTATCAGATTTTTATGCTGCAGATATGGTCTGTACTAAATGAATGTTGGTGTGCTAGGGCTATCTGTatctgctgtgcaccagtgtgtCCAGGAGAAGGAGCAGCAACTCCTTGGACAATGGTCTGGCCTGATGTATGTTTGTTTGCTAACATAGTGCTAATGGGTGTGCAAATTAAGGTTCGGCCACGTCTGCGGCAACGGCGGGGACCTCCGCCCGTGGGTCTCCGTCTTGCTGCTCATCCTCTTTTCTAGGTAAAGAAAGCATAGTCAGATCAGTCAGCAATCTGTCAGTAAATAGCCATTCCGTCTATAGGTCGCTGTTGCAGATTGTTTATATAATTATCCCTGGTTCTCTTTCTCTTTGGTTTAGGTACATTGACTCATAATGATGAAGTTGCAACAGTATGGAGTACATACAATTTTTTCTTTCGGAACTAAACTCGTCTCAAGGTAAATACTACAGGAAGCACTGCATATATGTTCATGCCACCCTGAATATATTGGATTTAGATCTTGATGTATATATGCAGTATGTATGTTCTATAAAGATCAGCGTGAAGAGTGTTTGTTCATTGGAACATGTTTTTTCTTCCTGATTTAGGGTCTTACTACAATATAACTATCTAGAAAGCATTTTATAGGAGGTCACATTCAGACTTCTTTACTAAATTCTTCATAGCCTTACCATGATAGTTGCAGTACAGCTCTCACATGAGGCCTGCTTATTATTTCTCCCACCTTTTCTATTCATACTACTGGTGTTCCGGCGTTGTTTATTGCCCAATTTCTTTTCCGTTCAAAGTCACCTTATACACAAGCAACTACCAATAGCCTTGAAGCTTCTATCACCAAAACCACTCTGATGTATATTACCTTGGAACTCATCATTTCTGGAGACGACTTCATGTATTCCTACGGTTATCTTCCTATCTTAGTTTACTCCATCATTTGTTTCTGAGAGGCTCGCTATGCGGTTCGCGCTGCTTGCTGTGCCAGCCGGCGCGCCCATCCACGTGTTCAAGAACCTCCTGCTGATTCACACCATGACTGGTATGCATGCTAGGACGCCTCTCACTGCTGAATCATAATTTCAAGAAATGTTGTTGTCAAATGCAAATAGTTAGTGTGTTATGCAGTCCACTTAGCATACTTTTCGTCTTTGCTTACTTGGATGGTTATTCATACCAAACACTTAATAATTCAAGCTCAGTATTTTCCATTTTGTAAATAAAACAATTGTTCACAGATGCCTGTCACTGTCACATTTTCTTGATATGTTTTCCAACACCACCACTATTAAGTATATGCCTATACCCATCAAACCATCTTTTTAATCTCATCCCTGTACCTTTGCGTGAAGTTCGTTCAAATGATTTTAGGCCTAGAGCCCGGATAATAGTGTACTAGCCTTGTGAAGGTTCACAGTATACCCCTCAATTTCTTTTGGAAAGACTGTTGTCCTATGGTCTTCCGGTATGTCTCTTTCCAATTTGCAAAGTGTACAATAATTACTACTTTACTCTTATTATTTCCTCTGATTGGATTTTAAAACTGTGCTCACTCATCCATAGTTAAATATTATAGTATTGCAAGTTTAGGAAGCACCTGAAATATTGAAAGAAGCTAAGAATCTTGTTTCGTCTGGTGTCGCTCACAAAATTTTCTTCTGATTCTTGCACGAGCTACTCACACAATGGCCACCAGTTCTCTgatccttcttattacatagtacACTACTATCTTATTTTCATTCTTTTGCTTCTTTGACCCATCATCTTCGGGTATTTACATGTAAACAGAAAGTCTCGatgacgctgctgctgctgctgctctcgcttCACTTACTATACCCGGTATCACCACTAATTCTTGGCCTTGTGTTTATCTTCTTGTACTGACTTGGACATCACGGACTCCAACCATTTAAGCACATCTTTATGCTGGTGTCCCAGAGGCAATGGAGTCTGCAAAGGAATTTTCCATCAGGATGAGATAGGCGTCGTTTATTCACCTAAGTAACCCTCTTCTCACCACACTAAAATTTGTAGCATACTCTGATCATACAGATGCCAGATGTGGTTTATTCTTAAGAGTTGTTAATTGTTCTGAAAGTGATGGATCAGAAGCTGATGAAGTTGTCCATATTCACACTACAAGTAGTTGGGGGCCTGCTAAATGTCATCAACAAGAGAAGGTTCTATCTAGCATTAGGGAGGGCTTTATTTATAATTCTAACAATTATTTATgtaaagttttttttcttttgatcTGAATGGCATGGAAAATGTTGATTCATTTCATGTtgtcattttgttttatttttctgtctTGCTCAGTAAAACTTGCTTTTGTAATTAGGCCAAAGTTTCCATCCCttttataaaagaaaacaaataacTTGACGCTAACATCTACTGTGCTTATCAGAGAAGACCCCATGCAGATGGGCGACAGGTGCATCAGGGTGACCATCCACCATTGCTTCTTTGACAGCATGCGGCCGATCTATGCAGTTCAGCAAGGTCCACCTCTTCAACAAAACTACACCAGGGACTGGGGCATATACGCTGTCTGCGACATTGTCAAAGCTCAGGTAACTCATCTAAGTATGTTGTTTCATATGCTTGCAACCCACACGCTTTGAACGAATCAATACCTGCATTCATTTGCAGGTTGTATCCAGTGTAACATATATGATGAACAGATGAAGACTGTTTTCAAATACATGCCGGAGAAGGTACCTGCATCTTCATACAAGATGAGACGAGGATGCTGCTGCAGGCTGTTGACAGAGTACaggcggccgggggggggggggggggggtgagcaGGGCCTCTCCGGGCAAGGCCATGGGTATCTTCTTTGCCATGGGCACCAAGGGCAGTGTGCCAAGACTGAGACATTGCCACCTGCTGTCCACATCGATGCCGACGAGGGAAAAAATACACGGAGCTAATTCGATCCCCATCAACATCAGGTACAACCTTGGACTAGGGGATACCATGAACAAAACTTAGTCAAATAATTTATGAGTGACTACTACTGTTTGCTTGATGTTTCGTTCAGAAAATAGGATCTAGCTTCAATTAAATTGACCATCAATTTGTTTCCTGCACAGATGCTGCATTGTCCGTCCTGAATCCTTGGATGTTGGGAAGTTCGAAGAAGCATGTGCTGTAGGTATGTCTTTGTAATCAGTATATATTTATATGCTTCTGCAAATTATAAATCATGTATTTGCATTCACTGACTGTCCACTAAATACTTCTACCAATTTGATTTGATAATGCGGTTGTTTGGATGCTAAAAGAATAATGAATTGGTGCACATTTTTAATGATAAGACATCGAAGGGCCAACGTCTTGTTAGAAGTAGCTTATTCTTGGTCAATCCTTCCACTTTACCAAGCTAATGAGGGTGATCAAGCACTTATTTTTTTACCTGTCCCAAGGGATTTGAGGAATGATTTCGTGCTTTTGATGAATGTGGCTGCAACCATATTCCTATAGTCAGTGATTCAATAATTGTCACATTTTCCTTCCAACTTTTATATTGCTTCTTTCATGTCCAGTTGTTGAATACATGCGCAGACTTGATTTTTGCCACTGGAAACAGTACATACTCTTAAAGATTTTGTGGTGACCACATGATTGTTGCTCTTGGCTCCATATGCTTTTTGTTAAACTTGCTCATAAAGTACATAACTTTGAACAATGCAATGAAATCAGTAGAAGCATCACATGATATGATTGTTCATGCTGGCAGCACAAAGCATATTGAAGGAATAACCTAGCGGCGGCTGTACAATACTATCATTGTAGTAGCATTCCCAATTTTTTATATTCCTATGTTCCGAACACTCGATAAAATTATGTCAAAACTGACAAAATTTTGTGAACTGGAGGGAGTAACTATTATCTTATTCTCTGTTTTAATGTTGTACTCATGCAACTGAACTTCCATACATTTCGAAATTATCTTTAGATGTTCAAGAATGGGGCTGCTAATCTGTGCTTATGAGCATCAGTAACTACTATCTAATGTTCACGTACATAGTGTCGTTGATGTCAGGGACCAAACCAAGTGCATAATCTGAGGTTGGGAGGCTATTAATGAATGTCCAGTTTAAATTTTATATGCATACGCATGTGTGATTTTAAACCAAAAGCATTCTCTCTCTTTTGGAGATCCCCTGCCTTTTGGAAGATGTTTAGCTTTGATTTCAACTGCCAGCCTTCTCTCTGTACTCACTGATCCGCCTGGTAAGACCTACCTGTAAATAAAAATCTACTTGCTATGCTTTATAATTAAAATATCTGCTGCTGCAGTTCTGCTGCATATATTCTTCTTTGTAAGCATTGTCGTTTCTTTCAGTGTATTCTTTTTTGAGCAACTAGCAACCATCAAGGCTATCAAACACGTTAAGAATTGCAACAGCAAGGTACGCACTCAGGTGGCGGCACCTGGTTGACTGGTCATGAGTAAGGGCAAGTTGTCTGTTTCAGTTTATGAGTCCAATGATGCAATTTGAGATAAACTAGAGCATATTGAGACACTTTTGAGAGAAATAATTTGTATTATTGCACACACATGCCTGGTTCAAATATGAGGTGTATGATAGAGTTAGTAACATGGTCTAATTCATTACATACTTGTGTTGGTCGATTTATTTGTCGGACAATTTGCTCTGCTCCTGAAATGTCACTAGGTTTGTGAGTTATATCAGAGTTAGTAACTTGGTTTAATTCGTTACATACTTGTATATATTGATTATTTATTTGTTGGACAATTTGCTCTGCTCCTAAGAAAATAGGACTAGCAAGTGATATAACTCTTATGACAGCTCATGGTTAGGTTATAGCATGTTTAATTACTCTCATTTCTCTCAGTAACCTTGCATACCCCTTTATAATGGTATGTACACACATCCATTATGTTTAGCTGTGGGATGTTGGATTGGTGTGCTTGTGGCCTGAAGAAGAGTGCTCACATCAAATGCTTACGTTAGTCTTACGTCCTTGTGTGGCCATACTTTTGCTTGATAACAAACACCTGCATTGTTCCTTTTTCTTTGTAAAAAGTAATAGAATATCTATTAGTTTCATTGGTATATGAGTGCAATGTTCCTTATAATTAATAGGTATAGGAGCTGGCGCTGATACGAGTGTCCACCTCCTATAAGATGACAAAGATGGAGAGGAAGCAGGAGTGTTGGCGCAGGAGCAGCAGATGTGGGCACAGTGCTGGCAAGGCGGGATGCAGGGGCAGCATGACCTCGATGGGCTCGCCATCGACGGCAGCGGATGCCCATTCCCATGGCGCACCACGCAGCCGGTGGGTACTATTACTAGCGCCTCCTTGAGCTAAGCGACTTGTTTTGGTTCCCCTCTCTTGTTGAGTTTTTTTTTGCGGGACTCTTGTTGAGCTTTTATCTATGAATGATACTCTGATCATCATTTTCCACGAAGAAATTGTAATTCGAATTGAGATTGAGAATTTGAAAACGGCCTTACAGGACACGAGCCGTGGCACTACAAAGGTGTTGTACTTGGGTTGAATTGGTTGTTGCGTATGTGTCCATCCAATCAGTGCATAACGAGGCACCTCTGATTCTGATTCAATAATACTACTTTAGTACAAGTAAGAAAGCGAAAGGGGCGAACCCAATCTAGCACCGCTACAGCTTCCCCTCAGGAGGGTGCGCCCCAACCACTAGTAGTATGTCATAAGCACCTACAACACAGCACTAACAAAGGTTGAGTTCCACCAAAGCAGTACGCAATGTGAGGAGACGGCAGCAGGCAAACTCGGAAGGTCACAAAAAATGGAGTTCCAACAACATACCAAAACCACCAGCCTGGAAAACCGCATCATGCCGCACCAGCCTGAAAAttttaaaaagaaaagaagaaaaacaaaaagaaaacaagaaaaccattgcaaaaaagaaaaagaaacaaaataaaacaagaaacctggagaaaaccaagaaagaaacaaaaaaaaatcaaaactataatgaagaaagaaaataagaaaaaccaaagaaaacagtgagaaattaaaaaagaaaaaaaaacagaacaaGCTAGTCAACGATCCCACAGTTTGATTTGTCACGTCGGTGAATACTAGCTAAAAGTTTTCAAGATTCAAAATAGACCGAGATCAGACAGTTCAATGTGCTGATTTCAGGGATTGGGATTTTAGGTTCAATTTAGCTTTCGTCTACAAGTTTAAGATTTGTTTTGGACTTTCTTATTTTTTTTTAAAGAGTTGGGCTTTCCCTCGGTTCCACTTCTATGAACAATAGTGTATTTGTGAGTACAGATTATAGGAATATAGTGTTCATGGATATATCCCAATATTATGCATTGTGTATTCGTCGGAGGTGCCTTTGGATCAACTATGCTCCAAACTTCCTCCGTGATTGTATTATCCGCGAATGTATTACCCTTGAGTAATCAACAAAGGCTTATGAGTTGCCAAAAAAGA
The Aegilops tauschii subsp. strangulata cultivar AL8/78 chromosome 3, Aet v6.0, whole genome shotgun sequence genome window above contains:
- the LOC109778648 gene encoding uncharacterized protein, with the translated sequence MDQKLMKLSIFTLQVVGGLLNVINKRREDPMQMGDRCIRVTIHHCFFDSMRPIYAVQQGPPLQQNYTRDWGIYAVCDIVKAQVVSSVTYMMNR